The proteins below are encoded in one region of Qipengyuania sp. HL-TH1:
- a CDS encoding alpha/beta hydrolase, whose translation MSTRYNFQNVEGIDVFYREAGPSDAPVILLLHGFPSSSHMFRDLIPLLSRRNRVIAPDLPGFGKTLPDEQDGFEYTFENLTKVVTGFCDELSLDRFALYVFDYGAPIGFRMAMRQPERITAIISQNGNAYEEGFSPEWAAWMDYWRDPSDENREACRPSLSPETIRDWQYGTGADSRLLAPDGYELDIAYMARPGAEERQLDLILDYRSNVALYPDFQAYFRDRQPLFLAVWGRHDPAFLPAGADAFKRDLPEAKVHLLDAGHFALETHAMEIACMVQSFLDRNQPVPARAAD comes from the coding sequence ATGTCCACCCGATATAATTTCCAGAACGTCGAAGGTATCGACGTGTTCTACCGCGAGGCCGGCCCAAGCGACGCGCCCGTGATCCTGCTTCTTCACGGCTTCCCGTCGTCGAGCCACATGTTCCGCGATCTCATTCCTCTGCTCTCCCGGAGAAACAGGGTGATAGCACCCGACCTGCCGGGCTTCGGAAAGACGTTGCCCGATGAGCAAGACGGTTTCGAATATACGTTCGAGAACCTTACGAAGGTCGTGACAGGCTTCTGCGACGAGCTGTCGCTGGACCGCTTCGCACTCTACGTATTCGACTACGGGGCACCCATCGGCTTTCGCATGGCGATGCGGCAACCGGAAAGGATCACTGCGATCATATCGCAGAACGGCAACGCCTACGAGGAAGGCTTCAGTCCAGAGTGGGCGGCGTGGATGGACTACTGGCGCGACCCGAGCGACGAGAACCGCGAGGCGTGCAGGCCGAGCCTAAGCCCCGAGACCATCAGGGATTGGCAGTACGGAACGGGAGCGGACAGCCGGCTGCTCGCTCCTGACGGATATGAGCTCGACATCGCCTACATGGCGCGTCCAGGTGCGGAAGAGCGGCAACTCGATCTGATACTCGACTATCGGAGCAACGTGGCCCTGTACCCCGACTTCCAGGCCTACTTCCGCGATCGGCAGCCACTCTTCCTCGCCGTCTGGGGCAGGCACGATCCCGCCTTCCTCCCCGCCGGGGCCGACGCCTTCAAGAGAGACCTGCCCGAGGCCAAGGTGCACCTCCTAGACGCTGGCCACTTCGCTCTCGAAACGCATGCGATGGAAATCGCATGCATGGTCCAGAGCTTCCTCGACCGGAACCAACCCGTCCCGGCTCGAGCTGCCGATTAG
- a CDS encoding LysR family transcriptional regulator: MDRLQAMRMFVAIDESRSLAATARKLGRSPATLSRALSMLEASAGERLLERTTRRLAFTPTGLRHLETYREMIAMLEELDAPRDGKLAGTVTITAPELFGQLVVAPAIQPFRDRHPEVLVRLLLLNRLVDLVEEGVDLAIRIAEPNDGNFEMVTLGQVEQLTCASPGYLDDNGVPAVPDDLDSHRCIGLNAEGFDDQWRFSMGGRLRSRHVRCEVATNNAGAAIEFALRGAGLIRVLSYQVEEHLASGALTEVLREFRAPPLPIQVVHRRHVHDQGLVGAVVEHLAGMITASS; encoded by the coding sequence ATGGACAGACTGCAAGCCATGCGGATGTTTGTCGCGATCGACGAGAGTAGGTCGCTCGCAGCCACCGCGCGCAAGCTGGGGCGCTCGCCAGCGACGTTGTCGCGAGCTTTGTCGATGCTCGAAGCCTCGGCCGGGGAACGATTGTTGGAGAGGACCACCCGGCGTCTCGCATTCACGCCCACCGGCCTGCGACACCTCGAGACCTACCGCGAGATGATAGCGATGCTCGAGGAGCTGGACGCTCCAAGGGACGGGAAGCTGGCCGGCACTGTGACCATCACTGCTCCTGAACTCTTCGGACAGCTTGTGGTCGCCCCCGCCATCCAACCCTTCAGGGACAGGCATCCGGAAGTCCTCGTTCGTCTCCTACTTCTCAATCGTCTGGTGGACCTCGTGGAGGAAGGCGTGGATCTCGCCATCAGGATCGCCGAGCCGAACGACGGCAATTTCGAGATGGTCACGTTGGGTCAGGTGGAACAGCTGACCTGCGCGTCCCCCGGATACCTCGACGACAACGGTGTTCCTGCCGTACCGGACGACCTCGACAGCCATCGCTGTATCGGCCTCAACGCGGAGGGGTTCGACGACCAATGGCGGTTCTCGATGGGCGGTCGACTCCGTTCCCGGCACGTGCGCTGCGAGGTGGCCACGAACAACGCGGGCGCTGCAATCGAATTCGCACTCCGCGGAGCAGGATTGATACGCGTCCTTTCCTACCAGGTTGAGGAGCATCTGGCTTCGGGAGCGCTCACGGAGGTACTCCGCGAATTTCGTGCGCCCCCGCTTCCGATCCAGGTCGTGCACCGGCGCCATGTTCACGACCAGGGACTTGTGGGCGCCGTCGTCGAACATTTGGCCGGCATGATCACCGCAAGCTCCTGA